A single region of the Lysinibacillus sp. B2A1 genome encodes:
- a CDS encoding MFS transporter: protein MESQITRKGFSKDFNLMVVGQIISILGSALLRFALSLYVLDITGRADLFAVLFAISSIPILLAPLGGAIADRFNRRNLMVLFDFVSSVIVFIFLFWLISGNSSIVFIGIVMVLLSLVSAMYTPAVMASIPVLVEEEKLEQANGIVNGIQALSGVAAPVLGGILYGMIGLKVLVVISGVLFFLSALLEMFITIPFNQREQDGHIIPTLINDLKEGFSYVMKQSFIFKCMILAALLNLLLTPLFVVGVPIILRVTMQSSDTLYGIAMGLIDFATILGALSMGYFAKKLGIRNLYIWIFITALLIVPMAISVMPLMLTIGYYPSYIIFVVSTLLIAIIITIISIYVITVVQKETPNENLGKVMAIIIAVSQCMAPIGQILYGLLFEIFTSKIYVPILMIGVFMVILALATKRILRFEESDTGK, encoded by the coding sequence ATGGAATCTCAGATAACAAGAAAAGGTTTTTCAAAAGATTTTAACCTAATGGTGGTTGGGCAAATTATTTCAATTTTAGGATCTGCTCTTTTAAGGTTTGCTCTTTCACTGTATGTACTAGATATTACAGGTCGTGCGGATCTTTTTGCTGTCCTATTTGCAATTTCAAGTATCCCAATTTTACTTGCACCACTTGGAGGAGCTATTGCTGACCGATTCAATCGACGTAATTTAATGGTATTATTTGATTTTGTTAGTAGTGTAATCGTGTTTATTTTTTTATTTTGGCTTATAAGTGGTAATAGTTCAATCGTCTTTATCGGTATTGTCATGGTGTTACTTTCACTTGTTAGTGCCATGTATACACCAGCAGTGATGGCCAGTATCCCTGTACTTGTAGAAGAAGAGAAGCTTGAGCAAGCAAATGGCATTGTCAATGGGATTCAAGCATTGTCGGGTGTAGCGGCTCCTGTGCTAGGAGGAATATTATACGGCATGATTGGCTTAAAAGTGCTTGTCGTCATCAGTGGGGTGCTCTTTTTTCTATCAGCCTTATTAGAGATGTTTATTACCATTCCATTTAATCAACGAGAACAGGACGGACATATTATTCCAACACTTATCAATGATTTGAAAGAGGGCTTTAGCTATGTAATGAAGCAATCGTTTATATTCAAATGCATGATTTTAGCGGCATTATTAAATTTATTATTAACGCCATTGTTTGTTGTAGGTGTTCCGATTATTCTCCGTGTCACAATGCAAAGTAGTGATACTTTATATGGAATAGCAATGGGATTAATCGATTTTGCTACTATTTTAGGGGCTTTATCGATGGGATACTTTGCAAAAAAACTTGGTATTAGGAATTTGTATATTTGGATTTTCATCACAGCATTATTGATTGTTCCAATGGCTATTTCAGTTATGCCTCTTATGCTTACGATTGGCTATTATCCATCTTATATTATTTTTGTCGTCAGCACCCTTTTAATAGCTATAATTATTACAATAATTTCCATTTATGTTATTACCGTTGTCCAAAAAGAAACCCCAAATGAAAATTTAGGGAAGGTTATGGCTATTATTATTGCTGTTTCACAATGTATGGCACCAATTGGACAAATATTGTATGGTTTATTATTTGAGATATTTACTAGTAAAATCTATGTTCCAATTTTAATGATTGGTGTATTCATGGTGATCCTGGCTTTAGCGACCAAAAGAATTTTGCGGTTTGAAGAAAGTGATACAGGAAAATAA